The genomic interval ATTTGAAACCTCGTGTGTGGTTGTTATGTTCACGCTGAGCGTGTGTAATTATGAAAATCCATATTCTGTATTTATTTCTTTACGGTTAACGAGACCGAAAAAAGCGGGCATGACTTCCGTAAGCGCAAGAATAGTGGTAAGCGCCTGCGAATGCACCTGCTTTATGAAGGGGTGATGACGACTTGAATAAAAAGAAAGCATTTGTAAATCGGCCCGCTCATTCTTCCTAACCCAACCTATAGAATAGAAATGCGCCGTAAGTGGGCGAATTTTCATTATTTGCCTTGTTGAATCGCTTCAGATTGCAAAAGCCCTCGTTTCATTATGGTTAAAACTCCCTCTTTGGGAGTAATCAACTCATTTGTGCAAAGTTACATTTCTGAAACGTTATTTCTGTAAGGTTGTTAAAATGTGCAAGGTTTACTGATTTCAATCAAAACCAATATGGACAGAAGGTGAATACTTTGTTACTTTAGCGATACGAAATAGAAATTGGTAAGACCAATTGACTCCGGGCAAAAAGGCGTAAGACAGGGAATATGGCCTACAGCAAAATTCGCCAACCAAAACTATCTGATGTGATTGAGCAGCAGCTGGAGTTTTTAATCCTCGAAGGGACTCTGCGCCCGGGTGAGAAACTTCCGCCAGAACGCGAGCTGGCAAAACAGTTCGACGTTTCACGTCCCTCTCTGCGTGAGGCGATTCAACGTCTCGAAGCAAAGGGCTTGCTGCTTCGTCGCCAGGGCGGCGGAACCTTTGTGCAAAACAGCCTGTGGCAGAGCTTCAGCGATCCGCTGGTAGAACTTCTCTCTGACCACCCAGAATCCCAGTTTGACCTGCTTGAGACCCGTCACGCGCTTGAAGGTATTGCGGCCTATTACGCCGCCCTTCGCAGCACTGATGAAGATCGCGTGCGTATCCGCGAACTGCATCAGGCCATTGAACGGGCACAGCAGTCCGGCGATTTAGACGCCGAGTCCAGCGCCGTCGTCCAGTATCAAATCGCCGTCACCGAAGCGGCTCACAACGTGGTGCTCCTCCATCTGCTACGCTGCATGGAGCCCATGCTGGCCCAGAACGTTCGTCAGAATTTTGAATTGTTGTATGCCCGTCGGGACATGCTCCCACTGGTAAGCAACCATCGCACCCGAGTATTCGAGGCGATAATGGCCGGGGAACCGGAGCAGGCGCGCGAAGCGTCGCACCGACATCTGGCTTTCATTGAGGAAATCTTGCTGGACCGCAGCCGTGAACAATCGCGTCGCGAACGTTCATTACGCCGCATACAGCAACGAAAGGATTAAGCGCCAGGTACTTTTAGAGCGCGGCAACTAAACGCAGAACCTGTCTTATTGTGTTCTTGCCCAAGAGCACAATGGGACAGGTTCCAGACAAATCAACGTATTAGATAGATAAGGAATACCCCCATGTCAGAACGTCTCCAAAATGACGTGGATCCGATCGAAACTCGCGACTGGCTACAGGCGATCGAATCGGTCATCCGTGAAGAAGGTGTTGAGCGCGCTCAGTATCTGATTGATCAGCTGCTTTCTGAAGCCCGCAAAGGCGGCGTGAAGGTTGCTTCAGGTGCAGGGGCTAGCAACTACGTAAACACGATTGCCGTCGAAGACGAACCGGAATACCCGGGCAATCTGGATCTGGAACGTCGTATCCGTTCTGCAATCCGCTGGAACGCCATCATGACCGTTCTGCGCGCGTCCAAGAAAGACCTGGAACTGGGTGGCCACATGGCGTCCTTCCAGTCTTCTGCAACCGTTTACGAAGTGTGCTTCAACCACTTCTTCCGTGCAGCGAACGAGAAAGACGGCGGCGATCTGGTGTACTTCCAGGGCCACATCTCTCCGGGCATCTATGCACGTGCATTCCTGGAAGGTCGTCTGACTGAAGAGCAGATGAACAACTTCCGTCAGGAAGTTCACGGTAAAGGTCTGTCTTCTTATCCGCACCCTAAACTGATGCCTGAATTCTGGCAGTTCCCGACCGTATCTATGGGTCTGGGCCCAATCGGTGCGATCTATCAGGCTAAATTCCTGAAATACCTGGAACACCGTGGTCTGAAAGACACCTCTGAGCAGACCGTTTACGCCTTCCTGGGCGACGGCGAAATGGATGAACCAGAATCCAAAGGTGCGATCACCATCGCTACCCGTGAGAAGCTGGACAACCTGTGCTTCATCATCAACTGTAACCTGCAGCGTCTGGATGGTCCGGTAACCGGTAACGGCAAGATCATCAACGAACTGGAAGGCATCTTCGCAGGTGCTGGCTGGAACGTGATTAAAGTCATGTGGGGTTCCCGTTGGGACGAACTGCTGCGTAAAGACACCAGCGGTAAACTGATCCAGCTGATGAACGAAACCGTTGACGGTGACTACCAGACCTTCAAATCCAAAGACGGTGCCTACGTGCGTGAGCACTTCTTCGGCAAATATCCAGAAACCGCAGCCCTGGTTGCTGACTGGACTGATGAGCAGATCTGGGCCCTGAACCGCGGTGGTCACGATCCGAAGAAAATCTACGCTGCACTGAAAAAAGCGCGCGAAACCAAAGGCAAAGCGACTGTAATCCTGGCCCACACCATCAAAGGTTACGGCATGGGTGATACCGCAGAAGGTAAAAACATCGCTCACCAGGTTAAGAAAATGAACATGGACGGCGTGCGTTATATCCGCGACCGTTTCAACGTTCCAGTGACCGATGAGCAGGTAGAAAACCTGTCTTACATCACCTTCCCGGAAGGGTCTGAAGAGCACAAGTACCTGCACGAACGTCGTCAGGCGCTGAAAGGCTACCTGCCAGCTCGCCAGCCTAACTTCACCGAGAAGCTGGAACTGCCGGCGCTGGAAGACTTCTCTCAGCTGCTGGAAGAGCAGAACAAAGAGATCTCTACCACTATCGCTTTCGTTCGTGCCCTGAACGTGATGCTGAAGAACAAGTCGATCAAAGATCGTCTGGTTCCAATCATCGCCGACGAAGCGCGTACTTTCGGTATGGAAGGTCTGTTCCGTCAGATCGGTATCTACAGCCCGAACGGCCAGCAGTACACCCCGCAGGACCGTGAGCAGGTTGCATACTACAAAGAAGACGAGAAAGGTCAGATCCTGCAGGAAGGTATCAACGAGCTGGGCGCAGGCGCATCCTGGCTGGCTGCTGCGACCTCTTACAGCACCAACAACCTGCCGATGATCCCGTTCTACATCTACTACTCCATGTTCGGGTTCCAGCGTATCGGTGACCTGTGCTGGCAGGCAGGCGACCAGCAGGCTCGCGGCTTCCTGGTAGGCGGTACTTCAGGTCGTACGACCCTGAACGGTGAAGGTCTGCAGCACGAAGATGGCCACAGCCACATTCAGTCTCTGACTATCCCTAACTGTATCTCTTACGACCCGTCTTACGCGTACGAAGTGGCTGTCATCATGCATGACGGTCTGCAGCGCATGTACGGTGAAGCGCAGGAGAACATTTACTACTACATCACCACCCTGAACGAAAACTACCACATGCCGGCAATGCCAGCAGGTGCCGAGGAAGGTATCCGTAAAGGTATCTACAAACTCGAAACCATTGAAGGTAGCAAAGGTAAAGTTCAGCTGCTGGGCTCCGGCTCTATCCTGCGTCACGTTCGTGAAGCAGCGCAGATCCTGGCGAAAGACTACGGCGTGGGTTCCGACGTGTACTCTGTTACCTCCTTCACCGAGCTGGCGCGTGATGGCCAGGATTGTGAGCGCTGGAACATGCTGCACCCACTGGAAACTCCACGCGTTCCGTACATCGCTCAGGTGATGAACGACGCGCCAGCGGTGGCGTCTACTGACTATATGAAACTGTTCGCTGAGCAGGTTCGTACTTACGTTCCAGCTGATGATTATCGCGTTCTGGGTACTGACGGCTTCGGTCGTTCTGACAGCCGCGAAAACCTGCGTCACCACTTCGAAGTTGATGCTTCTTACGTGGTTGTAGCAGCACTGGGCGAACTGGCTAAACGTGGCGAAATCGATAAGAAAGTGGTTGCGGACGCAATCACCAAATTCAACATCGATGCAGAAAAAGTTAACCCGCGTCTGGCGTAAGAGGTAAAAGAATAATGGCTATCGAAATCAATGTACCGGACATCGGGGCTGATGAAGTTGAAATCACCGAGATCCTGGTCAAAGTAGGCGACAAAGTTGAAGCTGAACAGTCGCTGATCACCGTAGAAGGCGACAAAGCCTCTATGGAAGTCCCGTCTCCTCAGGCTGGCATCGTTAAAGAGATCAAAGTCTCTGTTGGCGATAAAACCGAGACCGGCAAACTGATCATGATTTTCGATTCCGCCGACGGTGCAGCAGCAGCTGCACCTGCGCAGGAAGAGAAGAAAGAAGCCGCTCCGGCCGCCGCTGCTCCAGCAGCCGCCGCGAGCGCGAAAGAAGTCAACGTGCCTGACATCGGCGGTGACGAAGTTGAAGTCACTGAAATCCTGGTGAAAGTGGGCGACACCGTTGCAGCTGAGCAGTCACTGATCACCGTAGAAGGCGACAAAGCCTCTATGGAAGTGCCGGCTCCGTTCGCCGGTACTGTTAAAGAGATCAAGATCAACACCGGCGACAAAGTGTCTACCGGGTCGCTTATCATGATCTTCGAAGTGGCGGGTGCTGCACCTGCTGCCGCGCCTGCGCAGGCCGCTGCTCCGGCTCCGGCTGCTGCACCAGCAGCTGCTGGCGGCGCGAAAGACGTTAACGTACCGGACATCGGCGGTGACGAAGTTGAAGTAACCGAAGTGATGGTGAAAGTGGGCGACAAAGTTGCCGCTGAACAGTCACTGATCACCGTTGAAGGCGATAAAGCTTCTATGGAAGTGCCGGCTCCGTTCGCGGGTACCGTTAAAGAGATCAAGATCAGCACCGGCGACAAAGTGTCTACCGGCTCTCTGATCATGGTCTTCGAAGTGGAAGGCGCTGCGCCTGCCGCAGCTCCGGCTGCCGCGGCTGCTCCAGCACCGGCTGCTGCACCGGCTCAGGCTGCTAAACCAGCCGCTGCCCCTGCTGCTAAAGCAGAAAAATCTGAGTTCGCTGAAAACGACGCTTACGTCCACGCGACTCCGCTGATTCGTCGCCTGGCGCGCGAGTTCGGTGTGAACCTGGCGAAAGTGAAAGGGACCGGCCGTAAGGGTCGTATCCTGCGCGAAGACGTTCAGACCTACGTGAAAGACGCGGTGAAACGCGCCGAAGCTGCACCAGCTGCAGCCGCTGGCGGCGGTATCCCGGGCATGCTGCCATGGCCGAAAGTGGATTTCAGCAAGTTCGGCGAAATCGAAGAAGTGGAGCTGGGCCGCATCCAGAAAATCTCTGGTGCGAACCTGAGCCGTAACTGGGTGATGATCCCGCACGTTACGCACTTCGACAAAACCGATATCACCGATCTGGAAGCGTTCCGTAAACAGCAGAACGCCGAAGCTGAGAAGCGCAAACTGGACGTGAAATTCACCCCAGTGGTCTTCATCATGAAAGCCGTTGCCGCTGCCCTTGAGCAGATGCCACGCTTCAACAGCTCCCTGTCCGAAGACGGCCAGAAGCTGACGCTGAAGAAATACATCAACATCGGTGTTGCGGTTGATACGCCAAATGGTCTGGTTGTTCCGGTCTTCAAAGACGTTAACAAGAAGAGCATTACCGAGCTGTCCCGTGAACTGACCACCATCTCCAAAAAAGCGCGTGATGGTAAGCTGACTGCCGGCGAAATGCAGGGCGGCTGCTTCACTATCTCCAGCATCGGCGGCCTGGGTACCACCCACTTCGCGCCGATCGTGAACGCGCCGGAAGTGGCTATCCTCGGTGTGTCCAAGTCCGCGATGGAGCCGGTGTGGAACGGCAAAGAGTTCGTACCGCGTCTGATGATGCCAATCTCTCTGTCCTTCGACCACCGCGTGATCGACGGTGCTGATGGTGCGCGCTTCATCACCATCATCAACAACATGCTGAGCGACATTCGCCGCCTGGTGATGTAATCGAAAAGCCGGCCAGTCGGCCGGCTTTTTTCTGATAATCTCATGGGGTTTGTGAGGTTATTGGCGAAAGCGACAATTCGTGAGCCGTTTGTTGTTTCAAAATTGTTAACAATTTTGTAAACTGCGGGCGGATAGAACGACCCGGTGGACGACGGGTATAAATTAAGAGGTCATGATGAGCACAGAAATCAAAACTCAGGTCGTAGTACTTGGGGCAGGCCCGGCAGGTTACTCCGCAGCATTCCGCGCCGCGGATTTAGGTCTGGAAACCGTCATCGTAGAACGTTACAGCACCCTCGGCGGTGTTTGTCTGAACGTCGGCTGTATCCCTTCTAAAGCGCTGCTGCACGTAGCGAAAGTTATCGAAGAAGCCAAAGCGCTGGCTGAACACGGTATCGTCTTCGGCGAGCCGAAAACCGATATCGACAAAATTCGTACCTGGAAAGAGAAAGTTATCACTCAGCTGACCGGCGGTTTGGCGGGTATGGCCAAAGGCCGTAAGGTGAAAGTGGTAAACGGTCTGGGTAAATTCACCGGTGCGAACACCCTGGAAGTAGAAGGCGAAAACGGTAAAACCGTAATCAACTTCGACAACGCGATCATCGCGGCAGGCTCTCGCCCAATCGAACTGCCATTCATTCCGCATGAAGATCCGCGCGTGTGGGATTCCACCGATGCGCTGGAGCTGAAAACCGTTCCTAAGCGTCTGCTGGTCATGGGCGGCGGTATTATCGGTCTGGAAATGGGTACCGTGTACCATGCGCTGGGTTCAGAGATCGACGTGGTTGAAATGTTCGACCAGGTTATCCCGGCTGCCGACAAAGACATCGTTAAAGTCTTCACCAAACGCATCAGCAAGAAATTCAACCTGATGCTGGAGACCAAAGTGACTGCCGTTGAAGCGAAAGAAGACGGTATTTACGTTTCCATGGAAGGCAAAAAAGCCCCATCCGAACCACAGCGTTACGACGCCGTGCTGGTGGCTATCGGTCGTGTACCGAACGGTAAAAACCTCGACGCGGGCAAAGCTGGCGTAGAAGTGGACGACCGTGGCTTCATCCGCGTTGACAAACAGCTGCGCACTAACGTGCCGCACATCTTTGCTATCGGCGATATCGTCGGTCAGCCAATGCTTGCGCACAAAGGTGTTCACGAAGGTCACGTTGCCGCTGAAGTTATCGCCGGCATGAAGCACTACTTCGATCCGAAAGTTATTCCATCTATCGCG from Enterobacter sp. JBIWA008 carries:
- the pdhR gene encoding pyruvate dehydrogenase complex transcriptional repressor PdhR; translation: MAYSKIRQPKLSDVIEQQLEFLILEGTLRPGEKLPPERELAKQFDVSRPSLREAIQRLEAKGLLLRRQGGGTFVQNSLWQSFSDPLVELLSDHPESQFDLLETRHALEGIAAYYAALRSTDEDRVRIRELHQAIERAQQSGDLDAESSAVVQYQIAVTEAAHNVVLLHLLRCMEPMLAQNVRQNFELLYARRDMLPLVSNHRTRVFEAIMAGEPEQAREASHRHLAFIEEILLDRSREQSRRERSLRRIQQRKD
- the aceE gene encoding pyruvate dehydrogenase (acetyl-transferring), homodimeric type encodes the protein MSERLQNDVDPIETRDWLQAIESVIREEGVERAQYLIDQLLSEARKGGVKVASGAGASNYVNTIAVEDEPEYPGNLDLERRIRSAIRWNAIMTVLRASKKDLELGGHMASFQSSATVYEVCFNHFFRAANEKDGGDLVYFQGHISPGIYARAFLEGRLTEEQMNNFRQEVHGKGLSSYPHPKLMPEFWQFPTVSMGLGPIGAIYQAKFLKYLEHRGLKDTSEQTVYAFLGDGEMDEPESKGAITIATREKLDNLCFIINCNLQRLDGPVTGNGKIINELEGIFAGAGWNVIKVMWGSRWDELLRKDTSGKLIQLMNETVDGDYQTFKSKDGAYVREHFFGKYPETAALVADWTDEQIWALNRGGHDPKKIYAALKKARETKGKATVILAHTIKGYGMGDTAEGKNIAHQVKKMNMDGVRYIRDRFNVPVTDEQVENLSYITFPEGSEEHKYLHERRQALKGYLPARQPNFTEKLELPALEDFSQLLEEQNKEISTTIAFVRALNVMLKNKSIKDRLVPIIADEARTFGMEGLFRQIGIYSPNGQQYTPQDREQVAYYKEDEKGQILQEGINELGAGASWLAAATSYSTNNLPMIPFYIYYSMFGFQRIGDLCWQAGDQQARGFLVGGTSGRTTLNGEGLQHEDGHSHIQSLTIPNCISYDPSYAYEVAVIMHDGLQRMYGEAQENIYYYITTLNENYHMPAMPAGAEEGIRKGIYKLETIEGSKGKVQLLGSGSILRHVREAAQILAKDYGVGSDVYSVTSFTELARDGQDCERWNMLHPLETPRVPYIAQVMNDAPAVASTDYMKLFAEQVRTYVPADDYRVLGTDGFGRSDSRENLRHHFEVDASYVVVAALGELAKRGEIDKKVVADAITKFNIDAEKVNPRLA
- the aceF gene encoding pyruvate dehydrogenase complex dihydrolipoyllysine-residue acetyltransferase — encoded protein: MAIEINVPDIGADEVEITEILVKVGDKVEAEQSLITVEGDKASMEVPSPQAGIVKEIKVSVGDKTETGKLIMIFDSADGAAAAAPAQEEKKEAAPAAAAPAAAASAKEVNVPDIGGDEVEVTEILVKVGDTVAAEQSLITVEGDKASMEVPAPFAGTVKEIKINTGDKVSTGSLIMIFEVAGAAPAAAPAQAAAPAPAAAPAAAGGAKDVNVPDIGGDEVEVTEVMVKVGDKVAAEQSLITVEGDKASMEVPAPFAGTVKEIKISTGDKVSTGSLIMVFEVEGAAPAAAPAAAAAPAPAAAPAQAAKPAAAPAAKAEKSEFAENDAYVHATPLIRRLAREFGVNLAKVKGTGRKGRILREDVQTYVKDAVKRAEAAPAAAAGGGIPGMLPWPKVDFSKFGEIEEVELGRIQKISGANLSRNWVMIPHVTHFDKTDITDLEAFRKQQNAEAEKRKLDVKFTPVVFIMKAVAAALEQMPRFNSSLSEDGQKLTLKKYINIGVAVDTPNGLVVPVFKDVNKKSITELSRELTTISKKARDGKLTAGEMQGGCFTISSIGGLGTTHFAPIVNAPEVAILGVSKSAMEPVWNGKEFVPRLMMPISLSFDHRVIDGADGARFITIINNMLSDIRRLVM
- the lpdA gene encoding dihydrolipoyl dehydrogenase — translated: MSTEIKTQVVVLGAGPAGYSAAFRAADLGLETVIVERYSTLGGVCLNVGCIPSKALLHVAKVIEEAKALAEHGIVFGEPKTDIDKIRTWKEKVITQLTGGLAGMAKGRKVKVVNGLGKFTGANTLEVEGENGKTVINFDNAIIAAGSRPIELPFIPHEDPRVWDSTDALELKTVPKRLLVMGGGIIGLEMGTVYHALGSEIDVVEMFDQVIPAADKDIVKVFTKRISKKFNLMLETKVTAVEAKEDGIYVSMEGKKAPSEPQRYDAVLVAIGRVPNGKNLDAGKAGVEVDDRGFIRVDKQLRTNVPHIFAIGDIVGQPMLAHKGVHEGHVAAEVIAGMKHYFDPKVIPSIAYTEPEVAWVGLTEKEAKEKGISYETATFPWAASGRAIASDCADGMTKLIFDKETHRVIGGAIVGTNGGELLGEIGLAIEMGCDAEDIALTIHAHPTLHESVGLAAEVFEGSITDLPNAKAKKK